A segment of the Corynebacterium liangguodongii genome:
CCGCCGACGGTGAGCGTGAGGTTGCCGATGCCAACGATGAGGCCCACCGCGGCGGTAAGCAGGTTGACCGGGTTGTTAAAGTCCACCCGGTTGTCCTGCCAGATGCGCACCCCCAGCATGCCGATCATTCCGTAGAGGACGAGGCAGGCCCCGCCGAGCACGCCGAGAGGGATGCTCAACACCACAGCGCCGAACTTCGGGTTGAAGGCCAGCACGATGGCGAAGGTGGCCGCGACCCAGTAGGCGGCGGTGGAATAGACCTTTGTCGCCGCCATCACCCCGATGTTTTCCGCGTACGTCGTCGTCGCGGAGCCGCCGAAGCTGCCGGCCAGAGCGGTGGCGATGCCGTCGCCGATGAGCGCCCGGCCCTGGACGTCGTCGAGGTTTCGCCCGGTCATCTCGCTCACGGCTTTGACGTGGCCGACGTTTTCGGCGATGAGCACCACAATGACCGGCAGGGTTACCAGGACCGCTTCGAGCCGGAACTCGGGGGTATGGAAGGTGGGCCACCCGACCCAGTCGGCGGAGGAGATCGCCGCACGCGCCTCAGCGGGCACGCCGCCGCCCAGCGCGGCGGCGGCCCACCCGACAACGACGCCGATGAGGATGGACAGGCGCGAGGCCATCCCGCGCGTGGCCACCGTCACCACGAGGATCGTCGCGAGGGTAACCGCCCCGATCCACGGCTGGGCCTGGAAGTTGGCCACCGCGGTCGGCGCGAGGTTGAGCCCGATGAGCGCGACGATGGCCCCGGTGAC
Coding sequences within it:
- a CDS encoding uracil-xanthine permease family protein, encoding MTNTFGWALHGDGRRVRPGAVVAPEERLSWPRTIGIGMQHVVAMFGATLLVPTLTGFPVNTTLLFSGLGTMIFLALTRNRLPSYLGSSFAFIAPLAASQSSGVGAQLGGVVATGLALVAVGALVSMAGKTLIDATMPPVVTGAIVALIGLNLAPTAVANFQAQPWIGAVTLATILVVTVATRGMASRLSILIGVVVGWAAAALGGGVPAEARAAISSADWVGWPTFHTPEFRLEAVLVTLPVIVVLIAENVGHVKAVSEMTGRNLDDVQGRALIGDGIATALAGSFGGSATTTYAENIGVMAATKVYSTAAYWVAATFAIVLAFNPKFGAVVLSIPLGVLGGACLVLYGMIGMLGVRIWQDNRVDFNNPVNLLTAAVGLIVGIGNLTLTVGGVELGGIALGSVGVILAYPAMRWAYRTIGEGQYSR